From a single Pseudomonas sp. A34-9 genomic region:
- the panB gene encoding 3-methyl-2-oxobutanoate hydroxymethyltransferase, producing MPAITLTTLQKLKQEGQKITMLTCYDATFAHACNEAGVEVLLVGDSLGMVLQGHDSTLPVTTAEMAYHTACVKRGNTNALILADLPFMANATLEQTLSNSAILMQAGAHMVKVEGQLWLAESIRLLAERGVPVCAHMGLTPQAVNILGGYKVQGRNENQARQMRADAISLEQAGAAMLLLECVPSELAAEISQAVKIPVIGIGAGNAVDGQVLVLHDMLGLSITGHVPKFVKNFMHGQDSIQSALKAYVSEVKATTFPGIEHGFSA from the coding sequence ATGCCAGCCATCACCCTGACCACGCTCCAGAAACTCAAGCAGGAAGGCCAAAAGATCACCATGCTGACCTGCTATGACGCGACCTTCGCCCACGCCTGTAACGAGGCCGGTGTCGAAGTGCTGCTGGTGGGCGACTCCCTCGGCATGGTCTTGCAAGGTCACGACAGCACGTTGCCGGTGACCACCGCAGAAATGGCCTACCACACCGCCTGCGTCAAACGCGGCAACACCAATGCCCTGATCCTCGCCGATTTGCCGTTCATGGCCAACGCCACCCTCGAGCAAACCCTGAGCAACAGCGCCATATTGATGCAGGCCGGCGCGCACATGGTCAAAGTCGAAGGTCAGTTGTGGCTGGCCGAATCGATCCGTCTGCTCGCCGAACGCGGTGTGCCGGTGTGCGCGCACATGGGCCTGACCCCGCAAGCGGTGAACATTCTCGGTGGCTATAAAGTGCAGGGCCGTAACGAGAACCAGGCACGGCAGATGCGCGCGGATGCGATTTCGCTGGAACAGGCCGGTGCGGCGATGCTGCTGCTGGAATGCGTGCCGAGCGAACTGGCTGCAGAAATCAGCCAGGCGGTAAAAATTCCGGTCATCGGGATTGGCGCCGGTAATGCCGTTGACGGCCAGGTATTGGTGCTGCATGACATGCTCGGCCTGTCGATCACTGGCCACGTGCCGAAGTTCGTGAAGAACTTCATGCACGGCCAGGACAGCATCCAGTCTGCGCTGAAGGCCTATGTCAGCGAAGTCAAAGCCACCACGTTCCCTGGTATCGAACACGGATTCTCTGCATGA
- the panC gene encoding pantoate--beta-alanine ligase: MNTVKTVRELRAAVARARSEGKRIGFVPTMGNLHSGHVALITKATQRVDFVVASIFVNPLQFGAGEDLDKYPRTLAADQEKLLEAGCSLLFAPTVEEMYPDGMAGQTRVSVPQLSEGLCGASRPGHFEGVATVVSKLFNMVQPDLAIFGQKDYQQLAVIRALVHDLNMPIQIIGEPTVRAADGLALSSRNGFLSEEQRAVAPVVYRSLSAIAESIEQGERDFPALISAQLQQLEAAGLRPDYLEIRHALTLRPAVAEDRDLVILVAAFLGTTRLIDNLHLNLDTPV, encoded by the coding sequence ATGAACACCGTTAAAACCGTACGCGAACTGCGCGCCGCTGTTGCACGCGCTCGCAGCGAAGGCAAGCGCATCGGCTTCGTGCCGACCATGGGCAATCTGCACAGCGGTCACGTTGCCCTGATCACCAAAGCCACCCAACGCGTGGATTTCGTGGTCGCGAGCATTTTCGTCAACCCGCTGCAATTCGGCGCCGGCGAAGACCTCGACAAGTACCCGCGCACCTTGGCGGCGGATCAGGAAAAACTGCTCGAAGCCGGTTGCTCTCTACTGTTCGCGCCAACTGTCGAAGAAATGTACCCCGACGGCATGGCCGGACAGACTCGCGTCAGCGTGCCGCAGTTGTCCGAAGGCCTGTGCGGCGCCAGCCGTCCGGGGCACTTCGAAGGTGTCGCGACTGTCGTCAGCAAACTGTTCAACATGGTCCAGCCGGATCTGGCGATTTTCGGCCAGAAGGATTACCAGCAACTGGCGGTGATCCGCGCGCTGGTGCACGACTTGAACATGCCGATCCAGATCATCGGCGAGCCGACCGTGCGTGCCGCCGACGGCCTGGCGCTGTCGTCGCGCAATGGCTTCCTCAGCGAAGAACAGCGCGCGGTGGCCCCGGTGGTTTATCGCAGCCTGAGCGCGATCGCAGAATCGATCGAGCAAGGTGAGCGCGACTTCCCGGCACTGATCAGTGCTCAGCTGCAGCAGCTGGAAGCGGCAGGGCTGCGTCCGGATTACCTGGAAATCCGCCATGCGCTGACCTTGCGGCCGGCGGTGGCTGAAGACCGTGATCTGGTGATTCTGGTGGCAGCGTTTCTCGGCACCACGCGGTTGATCGACAACCTGCACCTGAACCTCGATACCCCGGTTTAA
- the panD gene encoding aspartate 1-decarboxylase, with protein MHAIMLKAKLHRAEVTHAVLDYEGSCAIDGEWLDLSGIREYEQIQIYNVDNGERFTTYAIRGEEGSRMISVNGAAAHKAKVGDRVIICAYAHYSEAELVNFKPRMLYMAPGNELSHTSNAIPVQLA; from the coding sequence ATGCACGCGATCATGCTCAAGGCCAAACTGCACCGCGCCGAAGTCACTCATGCGGTGCTCGATTACGAAGGTTCGTGCGCCATCGATGGCGAGTGGCTGGACTTGTCCGGCATCCGTGAATACGAGCAGATCCAGATTTATAACGTCGACAACGGCGAGCGTTTCACCACCTACGCGATTCGTGGCGAAGAAGGCTCGCGGATGATCTCCGTCAACGGCGCCGCTGCGCACAAGGCCAAGGTTGGCGACCGCGTGATCATTTGTGCCTACGCCCATTACAGCGAAGCCGAGCTGGTCAATTTCAAGCCGCGCATGCTCTACATGGCACCGGGCAATGAGTTGAGCCACACCAGCAACGCCATCCCGGTTCAGCTCGCCTGA
- the pgi gene encoding glucose-6-phosphate isomerase encodes MAYYRTPHDVTALPAWQALKDHRQAMQDFSMREAFNADPQRFNQFTLSSCGLFLDYSKNLINAQTRNLLVGLANEVDLKGAIKALFDGEIVNSSEGRPALHTALRRPVGDKLSVNGVNVMPEVHKVLNQITDLVGRIHDGLWRGYTEKPITDVVNIGIGGSFLGPELVSEALLSYAQKGVRCHYLANIDGSEFHELTQKLRAETTLFIVSSKSFNTLETLKNAQAARAWYLAQGGSEAELYRHFIAVSSNNAAAVAFGIREENIFPMWDWVGGRYSLWSAIGLPIALAIGMSNFKELLSGAYTMDQHFQTAPFEQNMPVLLALLGVWYGNFWGAQSHAILPYDHYLRNITKHLQQLDMESNGKSVRQDGTPVSTDTGPVIWGGVGCNGQHAYHQLLHQGTQLIPADFIVPIVSFNPVSDHHQWLYANCLSQSQALMLGKTLPEAEQELRDKGMSEEQVHALAPHKVIPGNRPSNTIVVERISPRRLGALVAMYEHKVFVQSVVWGINAFDQWGVELGKELGKGVYNRLVGSDETTADDPSTQGLINYFRGRHRG; translated from the coding sequence ATGGCGTACTACCGCACTCCTCATGACGTTACCGCTCTGCCTGCCTGGCAAGCGTTGAAAGATCACCGCCAAGCCATGCAGGATTTCAGCATGCGCGAAGCGTTCAACGCCGATCCGCAGCGCTTCAATCAGTTCACCCTCAGCAGCTGCGGACTGTTTCTCGATTATTCGAAGAATTTGATCAACGCCCAGACCCGCAATCTGCTGGTGGGTCTGGCCAATGAAGTCGACCTGAAGGGCGCAATCAAAGCGTTGTTCGACGGCGAAATCGTCAACTCCTCCGAAGGCCGCCCGGCGCTGCACACTGCCCTGCGCCGCCCGGTAGGCGATAAGCTGTCGGTCAATGGCGTCAACGTGATGCCGGAAGTCCACAAGGTTCTCAACCAGATTACCGATCTGGTCGGCCGCATTCATGACGGTCTGTGGCGTGGCTACACCGAAAAGCCGATCACCGACGTGGTGAACATCGGCATCGGTGGCTCGTTCCTCGGCCCTGAGCTGGTTTCCGAAGCGTTGCTGTCGTACGCGCAGAAAGGTGTGCGTTGCCATTATCTGGCGAACATCGACGGCAGCGAATTCCACGAGCTGACGCAAAAGCTGCGCGCCGAAACCACGTTGTTCATCGTTTCGTCGAAGTCGTTCAACACCCTCGAAACCCTGAAGAACGCCCAGGCTGCGCGCGCCTGGTACCTGGCGCAGGGCGGTTCCGAGGCCGAGCTGTATCGTCACTTCATCGCCGTATCGAGCAACAACGCCGCGGCCGTGGCGTTCGGTATTCGCGAAGAGAACATCTTCCCGATGTGGGACTGGGTCGGCGGTCGTTACTCGCTGTGGTCGGCCATCGGTTTGCCGATCGCCCTGGCCATCGGCATGTCCAACTTCAAGGAATTGCTCTCCGGTGCCTACACCATGGACCAGCACTTCCAGACCGCGCCGTTCGAACAGAACATGCCGGTGCTGCTGGCTCTGCTCGGGGTGTGGTACGGCAACTTCTGGGGCGCGCAAAGCCACGCGATCCTGCCGTACGACCACTACCTGCGCAACATCACCAAGCACTTGCAACAGCTGGACATGGAATCCAACGGCAAGAGCGTGCGTCAGGACGGCACGCCGGTGTCGACCGATACCGGTCCGGTGATCTGGGGCGGCGTCGGCTGCAACGGCCAGCACGCTTACCACCAGTTGCTGCACCAAGGCACCCAACTGATCCCGGCCGACTTCATCGTGCCGATCGTCAGCTTCAATCCGGTCTCCGACCACCATCAGTGGCTGTACGCCAACTGCTTGTCGCAGAGCCAGGCGCTGATGCTCGGCAAGACCCTGCCGGAAGCCGAGCAAGAGTTGCGCGACAAGGGCATGAGCGAAGAGCAGGTGCACGCACTCGCGCCGCACAAGGTGATCCCGGGCAACCGTCCGAGCAACACCATCGTGGTTGAACGCATCAGCCCGCGTCGTCTTGGCGCATTGGTCGCCATGTATGAACACAAAGTGTTCGTGCAGAGCGTGGTCTGGGGCATCAACGCTTTCGACCAGTGGGGCGTGGAATTGGGCAAGGAATTGGGCAAAGGCGTTTACAACCGTCTGGTCGGCAGCGATGAAACCACCGCTGATGACCCTTCCACCCAGGGCCTGATCAACTACTTCCGCGGTCGTCACCGCGGGTGA
- the acs gene encoding acetate--CoA ligase, producing MFDISTFPKADAVRRAAQLSQEDYRRLYRESIEHPTAFWAEQATRFLDWSTPWQTVQRYDLKTGEAAWFVGGKLNVSYNCIDRHLEKRGDQTALLWEGDDPAESAQITYKKLHHHVCRLANVLKSRGVKKGDRVCIYMPMIPEAAYAMLACARIGAIHSVVFGGFSPDSLRDRILDADCRTVITADEGVRGGKFVPLKQNVDKALQSCPDVSTVVVVERSQGHVDWVEGRDLWYHQAVRDVSDDCPPEPMDAEDPLFILYTSGSTGKPKGVLHTTGGYLLQAAMTFKYVLDYRDGEVFWCTADVGWVTGHSYIVYGPLANGATTLMFEGVPSYPSSARFWQVIDKHKVNIFYTAPTALRALMREGAEPLKETSRVSLRLLGSVGEPINPEAWEWYFNVVGEQRCPIVDTWWQTETGGIMLSPLVSAQRIKPGCATQPMFGVQPVLLDEHGKEIKGAGSGVLAIKSSWPAQIRSVYGDPQRMVDTYFKPYPGYYFTGDGARRDEDGDYWITGRIDDVINVSGHRIGTAEVESALVLHDSIAEAAVVGYPHDVKGQGIYAFVTPMNGAEPNDELKKELLAHVSKEIGSFAKPDLIQWAPALPKTRSGKIMRRILRKIACNELDSLGDTSTLADPSVVQGLIDKRLNQ from the coding sequence ATGTTCGATATCAGCACGTTCCCCAAAGCCGATGCCGTCCGCCGGGCTGCGCAATTGAGTCAGGAAGACTATCGGCGCCTGTACCGCGAATCCATTGAACACCCCACAGCCTTCTGGGCCGAACAGGCCACGCGCTTTCTCGACTGGAGCACGCCGTGGCAGACCGTTCAACGCTATGACCTGAAAACCGGTGAAGCCGCCTGGTTTGTCGGAGGCAAGCTGAACGTCAGCTACAACTGCATCGACCGCCACCTGGAAAAGCGTGGCGATCAGACTGCCCTGCTCTGGGAAGGCGACGACCCGGCCGAATCGGCACAAATCACTTACAAAAAACTCCATCACCATGTCTGCCGCCTGGCCAACGTGTTGAAAAGCCGTGGCGTAAAGAAAGGTGACCGGGTGTGCATCTACATGCCGATGATCCCCGAAGCCGCCTACGCCATGCTTGCCTGTGCACGAATCGGCGCGATCCATTCGGTGGTATTTGGTGGCTTCTCTCCGGATTCCCTGCGCGACCGCATTCTCGACGCCGACTGCCGCACGGTGATCACGGCTGACGAAGGCGTACGCGGCGGCAAGTTCGTGCCGCTCAAGCAGAACGTCGACAAAGCCCTGCAAAGTTGCCCGGACGTCAGCACCGTCGTGGTGGTCGAGCGCAGCCAAGGCCACGTCGATTGGGTCGAGGGCCGCGATCTCTGGTATCACCAGGCCGTGCGCGATGTCAGCGACGATTGCCCACCGGAACCGATGGACGCCGAAGATCCGCTGTTCATCCTCTACACCTCGGGCAGCACCGGCAAACCCAAAGGCGTGCTGCACACCACTGGCGGCTACCTGCTGCAAGCGGCAATGACCTTCAAGTACGTGCTCGATTACCGCGATGGCGAAGTGTTCTGGTGCACCGCCGACGTCGGTTGGGTCACCGGCCACAGCTACATCGTCTATGGCCCGCTGGCCAACGGCGCGACCACGTTGATGTTCGAAGGTGTGCCGAGCTACCCGAGCAGCGCACGATTCTGGCAGGTGATCGATAAACACAAGGTCAACATTTTCTATACCGCTCCGACGGCTCTTCGCGCGTTGATGCGTGAAGGTGCCGAACCGTTGAAGGAAACGTCGCGCGTCAGCCTCAGATTACTTGGCAGCGTCGGTGAGCCGATTAACCCGGAAGCGTGGGAATGGTATTTCAATGTGGTCGGCGAACAGCGCTGTCCCATCGTCGATACCTGGTGGCAGACCGAAACCGGCGGCATCATGCTCAGCCCGCTGGTCAGCGCACAGCGGATCAAACCGGGCTGCGCCACCCAGCCGATGTTTGGCGTGCAACCGGTGTTGCTCGATGAGCACGGCAAGGAAATCAAAGGCGCCGGCAGTGGCGTGCTGGCGATCAAGTCGAGTTGGCCGGCGCAGATCCGCAGCGTCTATGGCGACCCACAGCGGATGGTCGACACCTATTTCAAACCTTACCCCGGCTATTACTTCACCGGCGACGGCGCGCGCCGCGATGAGGACGGCGATTACTGGATCACCGGGCGCATCGATGACGTGATCAACGTCTCCGGCCACCGCATTGGCACGGCTGAAGTGGAAAGCGCATTGGTGCTCCACGACAGCATCGCCGAAGCCGCCGTGGTCGGTTACCCGCACGACGTCAAAGGTCAGGGCATCTACGCATTCGTCACGCCCATGAACGGCGCCGAACCGAATGACGAATTGAAGAAAGAACTGCTGGCCCACGTCAGCAAGGAAATCGGCAGCTTCGCCAAACCGGACCTGATCCAGTGGGCGCCGGCCTTGCCGAAAACCCGCTCAGGCAAGATCATGCGGCGCATTCTGCGCAAGATCGCCTGCAACGAACTCGACAGCCTCGGCGACACCTCGACCCTGGCCGATCCGAGCGTGGTGCAAGGCCTGATCGACAAGCGCCTCAATCAGTAA
- a CDS encoding oxygenase MpaB family protein, with amino-acid sequence MEFIRSRIEQQLMSLTGLSLGQLDLENPKGDPGLFGPDSISWQVHGDFSSMLIGGISALLLQALHPLALAGVWDHSNFREDMLGRLRRTSQFVSGTTFGSRRDADWLIEKVRTIHLQVVGTAPDGRPYAASDPDLLTWVHVAEVSNFLAAHLRYRNPQLSGADQDRYYTEIAVIAERLGARDVPKSRQAIAAYLQRMRPQLLCDERSREVLRLLLDAPAPSVLARPFGDLMMKAGIDLLPDWASDMLDVHQSSLQRQLIRASVKRSAPMLRWAMRNGSVQRAKRRMGLLR; translated from the coding sequence ATGGAATTCATCCGTAGTCGCATCGAACAGCAACTCATGAGCCTGACCGGGCTGTCCCTCGGTCAACTCGATCTGGAAAACCCCAAGGGCGATCCCGGTCTGTTTGGCCCCGACTCGATCAGTTGGCAGGTCCACGGTGATTTCAGCAGCATGTTGATCGGTGGTATCAGCGCGCTGTTGCTGCAAGCTTTGCATCCGCTGGCGTTGGCCGGAGTTTGGGATCACTCGAACTTTCGTGAAGACATGCTCGGTCGCTTGCGGCGCACCAGCCAGTTTGTTTCCGGCACCACCTTCGGATCGCGGCGGGATGCCGACTGGCTGATCGAGAAGGTACGCACCATTCATCTGCAAGTGGTCGGCACCGCGCCGGACGGCCGGCCTTACGCCGCCAGCGATCCGGATTTGTTGACCTGGGTGCACGTGGCCGAAGTCAGCAATTTTCTCGCGGCGCATTTGCGTTATCGCAATCCGCAGTTGTCGGGGGCGGATCAGGATCGTTATTACACGGAAATCGCCGTAATTGCCGAACGCCTCGGCGCGCGGGATGTGCCGAAATCAAGGCAAGCCATCGCCGCCTATCTGCAACGCATGCGCCCGCAGTTGCTGTGCGATGAGCGCAGCCGTGAGGTTTTGCGCTTGTTGCTCGACGCACCGGCGCCGAGTGTTCTGGCGCGACCGTTTGGCGATCTGATGATGAAGGCCGGCATCGATCTGCTGCCGGACTGGGCCAGCGACATGCTTGATGTCCATCAGAGTTCGCTGCAACGCCAGTTGATTCGCGCCAGCGTCAAACGCAGCGCACCGATGCTGCGCTGGGCGATGCGCAATGGTTCGGTGCAACGAGCGAAACGCCGGATGGGACTGCTTCGCTGA
- a CDS encoding class I SAM-dependent methyltransferase has translation MSSLNQALRAALDQRQDLLTVLHSQGTDCYRLFHGSQEGAGGLTIDRYGPQLLVQSFHQTLERDDLLQLHALVNQALGLETLLVYNDRSRGNSRIDREDTVYKAEDAALVDMVGHEWGLNYRVRGRHAGQDPLLFLDLRNTRGWVKDHAKGKSVLNLFAYTCGVGLSAAAGGASEVCNLDFAEGNLAVGRENGLLNPQLPEMEFIQSDYFPAIRQLAGLPISQRRGQKLPSYQRLDQRQYDLVLLDPPAWAKSAFGTVDLLRDYQSLLKPALLTTADNGVLICCNNLAKVSMDDWREQVLCCAEKAGRPVREWSVMTPGADFPSMDQQPPLKTLILQL, from the coding sequence ATGTCTTCCTTGAATCAGGCGCTGCGCGCCGCCCTCGATCAACGCCAGGACTTGCTCACTGTGCTGCACAGCCAGGGCACCGATTGCTATCGGCTGTTCCACGGCAGCCAGGAAGGCGCCGGCGGCCTGACTATCGACCGCTATGGCCCGCAACTGCTGGTACAAAGCTTTCACCAGACGCTGGAACGTGACGACCTGCTGCAACTGCACGCCCTGGTCAATCAGGCCCTGGGCCTGGAAACCCTGCTGGTCTACAACGACCGCTCCCGTGGCAACTCGCGTATCGACCGCGAAGACACAGTCTACAAAGCCGAAGACGCTGCGCTGGTTGATATGGTCGGTCACGAATGGGGCCTGAATTACCGCGTACGCGGCCGCCACGCCGGGCAAGATCCGCTGCTGTTCCTCGACCTGCGCAACACGCGTGGCTGGGTCAAGGATCACGCCAAGGGCAAATCCGTGCTCAACCTGTTTGCCTACACCTGCGGCGTCGGTCTCAGTGCAGCTGCCGGTGGCGCGAGTGAAGTGTGCAACCTGGATTTCGCCGAAGGCAATCTGGCGGTCGGACGCGAAAACGGTCTGCTTAACCCGCAGTTGCCGGAGATGGAGTTCATTCAGTCGGACTACTTCCCGGCCATTCGCCAACTCGCAGGGCTGCCGATCAGCCAGCGACGCGGGCAGAAACTGCCGAGCTACCAGCGCCTCGACCAGCGTCAATACGATCTGGTCTTGCTTGATCCGCCCGCCTGGGCCAAGAGCGCATTCGGCACCGTCGACCTGCTGCGCGACTATCAGAGCCTGCTCAAACCAGCCTTGCTGACTACCGCCGACAACGGCGTGCTGATCTGCTGCAACAACCTGGCGAAAGTCAGCATGGACGACTGGCGCGAGCAGGTCCTGTGCTGCGCCGAGAAGGCCGGACGGCCGGTGCGTGAGTGGAGCGTGATGACGCCGGGGGCCGATTTCCCGTCCATGGACCAGCAACCGCCGCTGAAAACCCTGATCCTGCAACTCTGA
- a CDS encoding DUF748 domain-containing protein — MKPHMPKGLIRAIGALLTALALYSLLGFLILPGIALRVANQQLAHYATVPAHIQRIELNPFSLEVTLWGLVIGEPGKEQIGFDRLYADLQIDSLWTKALHLANIELDKPKSEILFAKDGKLNLLGLFNVPASEPTPADPNAKPFPLRIDNIKLASGVVHFQDMRPSEPIEFLYDDLSFELKNLSTLPEDSADMTLVAIGPTGGRIDWSGNFSLIPFTSEGTLKVTDGKMKAFWPYVRDSVPLVLEDGVISLSSEYKLNLSKETELQLNNVAVSIAPFAIKAPDGRPLARLERLDVSETSVDLAKQQVVVGKIRSNKLETWAALEADGQLDWQKLFASQPSKPAAKAAAKPANTPAAADSPKTPAAPSKPWQVLLKDVQLRNYTVHLADRSAEPAVALDITPLNVDLQDFDSLNGSPFKLKLDSGVGKQGKITADGTVNLAPVNAQLNVKTQDIDLRVAQSYINPFIRLELRSGMLASDLKVNLKSTEPLALSVTGRAQIDQLHTLDTLKTRDFLKWQQVVVEGLNYQHGDSLSIDKINLFQPYARFMINDDRTTNIDDLLIPQPADSGTKPTAAKPASNEKALGIHIGGIAINDGSANFADFSLTPNFATAVQQLNGQIGTIDSRQAKPASVDIKGKVDRYAPVTIKGAVNPFDPMASLDIATSFKRVELTTLTPYSGKFAGYRIRKGRLNLDLHYLITKGQLKAENKVVVEQLQLGEKVDSPDAVSLPLKLAIALLKDVDGKISIELPVTGDLNNPQFSVMPIVWQTLRNLIVKAAAAPFKMIGGLISGGGSEDLGTVSFAPGSSDLSKDAEAALVKLSQALKERPALRLEIEGTAAKSSDGPLLAEQRLEREYQYNYYKMLQRRGDKVPAQASLLQVPDSEKGPLLEGIYRTRLKTQPPAEWKDLGKEERTAKMREGVIQFWSGSDVLLRQLGQDRASSIKDYLVDKGQLADDRVYFIDANLGEAESDGRVVTQMHLDAE; from the coding sequence ATGAAGCCGCACATGCCCAAAGGATTGATTCGCGCGATTGGCGCCTTGTTGACTGCTCTGGCCCTCTACAGCCTGCTGGGGTTTCTGATTTTGCCGGGCATCGCCCTGCGTGTGGCCAATCAGCAGCTGGCCCATTACGCGACGGTGCCTGCGCATATCCAGCGTATCGAGCTCAACCCGTTCAGCCTTGAAGTCACCCTGTGGGGGCTGGTCATCGGCGAGCCCGGCAAGGAACAGATCGGCTTCGATCGCCTGTATGCCGACCTGCAAATCGACAGCCTGTGGACCAAAGCCCTGCATCTGGCAAACATCGAGCTGGACAAGCCGAAGAGCGAAATCCTCTTCGCCAAAGACGGCAAGCTCAACCTGCTGGGCCTGTTCAATGTGCCGGCCAGTGAGCCAACACCGGCCGACCCGAATGCCAAACCCTTCCCGCTGCGCATCGACAACATCAAACTGGCCAGCGGCGTCGTGCACTTTCAGGACATGCGCCCGAGCGAACCCATCGAGTTTCTCTACGACGATCTCAGCTTCGAACTGAAAAACCTCAGCACCTTGCCCGAAGACAGCGCCGACATGACCCTGGTCGCCATCGGCCCGACCGGTGGCCGGATCGACTGGAGCGGCAATTTCAGCCTGATCCCGTTCACCTCCGAAGGCACCCTGAAAGTCACCGACGGCAAGATGAAAGCCTTCTGGCCCTACGTGCGTGACTCAGTGCCCTTGGTGCTTGAAGACGGCGTGATCAGTCTCAGCAGCGAATACAAACTCAACCTGTCGAAGGAAACCGAACTGCAGTTGAACAATGTCGCGGTGAGCATCGCGCCATTCGCCATCAAAGCCCCGGACGGCCGACCACTGGCCAGGCTCGAACGTCTCGACGTCAGCGAAACCTCGGTGGATCTGGCCAAGCAACAAGTCGTAGTCGGCAAGATCCGCAGCAACAAACTGGAAACCTGGGCGGCGCTCGAAGCTGACGGCCAACTGGACTGGCAGAAACTGTTCGCCAGCCAACCGTCGAAACCGGCCGCCAAAGCCGCCGCGAAACCGGCAAACACGCCAGCCGCTGCCGACTCGCCGAAAACCCCAGCGGCGCCGAGCAAACCGTGGCAAGTACTGCTTAAAGATGTGCAATTGCGTAACTACACCGTGCATCTGGCCGACCGCTCGGCCGAACCGGCCGTTGCCCTGGATATCACCCCGCTCAACGTCGATCTGCAGGATTTCGACAGCCTCAACGGCTCGCCCTTCAAGCTCAAGCTCGACAGCGGCGTGGGCAAGCAAGGCAAGATCACGGCCGACGGCACCGTCAATCTCGCCCCGGTCAACGCTCAGCTCAACGTGAAAACCCAGGACATCGACCTGCGTGTCGCGCAGTCCTACATCAATCCGTTCATTCGCCTGGAACTGCGCAGCGGCATGCTCGCCAGTGACCTGAAGGTCAACCTCAAGAGCACCGAACCGCTGGCGCTCAGCGTGACCGGCCGCGCGCAGATCGATCAACTGCACACGCTCGACACCCTGAAAACCCGCGATTTCCTCAAGTGGCAGCAGGTGGTGGTCGAAGGCCTGAATTATCAGCACGGCGACAGCCTGTCGATCGACAAGATCAACCTGTTCCAGCCGTACGCGCGATTCATGATCAACGATGATCGCACCACCAACATTGATGATCTGCTGATCCCGCAGCCCGCTGACAGCGGCACCAAACCCACAGCGGCGAAACCGGCCAGCAATGAAAAAGCGCTGGGCATTCACATCGGCGGTATCGCCATCAACGACGGCTCGGCCAACTTCGCCGACTTCAGCCTGACACCGAACTTCGCCACGGCCGTGCAGCAACTCAACGGCCAGATCGGCACCATCGACAGCCGTCAGGCAAAACCGGCCAGCGTCGACATCAAAGGCAAGGTCGACCGCTACGCACCGGTGACCATCAAGGGCGCGGTCAATCCCTTCGACCCGATGGCCAGCCTCGACATCGCCACCAGTTTCAAACGCGTCGAGCTGACGACGTTGACGCCCTACTCCGGCAAATTCGCCGGGTACCGCATCCGCAAGGGTCGGCTCAACCTCGACCTGCATTACCTGATCACCAAGGGCCAGCTCAAAGCCGAAAACAAAGTGGTGGTCGAACAATTGCAGCTCGGCGAAAAAGTCGACAGCCCGGATGCCGTGAGCCTGCCGCTGAAACTGGCGATTGCCTTGCTCAAGGACGTCGACGGCAAGATCTCCATCGAGTTGCCGGTCACCGGCGACTTGAACAACCCGCAGTTCAGCGTGATGCCGATTGTCTGGCAGACCCTGCGCAACCTGATCGTCAAAGCCGCGGCCGCGCCTTTCAAAATGATTGGCGGGCTGATCAGTGGCGGCGGTTCGGAAGACCTCGGCACCGTGTCGTTTGCACCGGGCTCAAGCGATTTGAGCAAGGATGCCGAAGCCGCGCTGGTCAAACTGTCCCAGGCACTGAAGGAACGTCCGGCACTGCGCCTGGAAATCGAAGGCACAGCCGCCAAAAGCAGTGACGGCCCGTTGCTCGCCGAGCAGCGTCTGGAACGTGAATATCAATACAACTACTACAAGATGCTCCAGCGTCGCGGCGATAAAGTCCCGGCGCAAGCGTCGTTGCTGCAAGTGCCGGACAGCGAGAAAGGTCCACTGCTCGAAGGCATTTACCGTACTCGTCTGAAAACCCAGCCACCGGCGGAATGGAAGGACCTGGGCAAGGAAGAACGCACGGCGAAGATGCGCGAAGGGGTCATCCAGTTCTGGAGTGGCAGCGATGTGTTGCTGCGTCAATTGGGTCAGGACCGTGCCAGCAGCATCAAGGATTACCTCGTCGATAAAGGCCAACTGGCAGACGACCGCGTTTACTTCATCGACGCCAACCTTGGCGAGGCCGAAAGCGATGGCCGCGTGGTCACGCAAATGCATCTGGATGCCGAATGA
- a CDS encoding DUF2845 domain-containing protein: MKLHWLALIAMTFAASHASASDTLRCGSQLISLGDRSSEVLQKCGEPVSRDALGYKRSANRREEFQVEEWTYGPSNGMYQYLRFEGNRLRQITSKRGN, from the coding sequence ATGAAACTGCATTGGCTGGCCTTGATCGCAATGACCTTCGCGGCCAGTCACGCCTCGGCGTCCGATACGCTGCGCTGTGGCAGCCAGTTGATCAGTCTCGGCGACCGTTCAAGCGAGGTGCTGCAGAAATGCGGTGAACCGGTCAGCCGAGATGCACTGGGCTACAAGCGCAGCGCCAATCGACGCGAAGAGTTTCAGGTCGAGGAATGGACCTACGGCCCGAGCAACGGCATGTACCAATACCTGCGCTTTGAAGGCAATCGACTGCGGCAGATCACCAGCAAACGCGGTAACTAG